The Leptolyngbya subtilissima AS-A7 genome includes a region encoding these proteins:
- a CDS encoding serine/threonine-protein kinase, with translation MTSSSKTKTAALATSRVTGWVQRQIKRDWVKISLAGLWLSFVAAHVATDSVPVQLLERRLQTVFFDIRGPLAPPDDIVILAMDDESFGQAEYYRADPERYSYLAPISGSPWQRTAHAIVIERLLEAGAKAVALDILMFSDSSYGPADDQALADVLARYGDRVVLATTVDDANMSEGEYVNPTRPLTKLLNTPVYIGNVNFPTELDGRIHRHGRAYLNDLIAREADLDRDTIESEVENTQSFAEATLDAAGVSHPLYKGDFMDFYGPTRSFTHIPFWHVLDPDPWANYLDNGRYFEDKIVLIGGTAKFLQDFHQAPFSETLLHPETMAGVEILATDIANLRDGQALRIGIPNPWLRGLLVLGSGAGFVLLLRRFNRPIARLGWTAASLGGWFWVSYGAFVGAGLLLPTGAPIVGLMVLGSTYIVADIVTEQLRKQRLRQTLEQYVTSPIVQEIISQQDDLQDLLKLREAEVIGLLLANRYRIVRLLGSGGFGETYVAEDTQRPGSPICVVKQLRIISDDPRAHRLGRRFFQGEAETLEKLGHHPQIPRLLAYFEAQNSFYLVEEMIEGCLLKDELASRRPMPQAYVLDLLLGLLPVVAFVHDQGVIHRDIKPSNIIRREADGQLVLIDFGAVKLISNKLADTGVNLTSTSTIGVGTQGYMPSEQSAGLPKFGSDLYALGITAIEALTGIPAYALRRDVNGELLWRHEAPNLDPRFGDIVTRLVLYDFTDRYQRAEEVLADLSSVEVVVRSQPQPEGLPASGGDTVVGLPPYGVRIESVATDNMDDPEAAEDDTRMLPGDWFATAEEASSSDTDTGSTEDNS, from the coding sequence ATGACCTCGTCTTCCAAAACTAAGACTGCTGCCCTTGCCACCTCTCGGGTTACGGGCTGGGTGCAGCGACAGATCAAGCGAGATTGGGTAAAAATTTCGCTGGCCGGGTTGTGGCTGAGTTTTGTAGCGGCCCACGTGGCTACCGACTCGGTGCCGGTGCAGCTGCTCGAACGACGGCTGCAAACGGTCTTTTTTGACATTCGTGGCCCCCTAGCGCCCCCCGATGACATTGTCATTTTGGCGATGGATGATGAATCCTTTGGGCAAGCCGAATACTACCGCGCCGACCCTGAGCGGTACAGCTATCTCGCTCCGATTTCGGGCAGTCCATGGCAGCGCACGGCCCATGCGATCGTGATCGAACGTTTGCTGGAGGCGGGAGCCAAGGCGGTAGCGTTGGATATTTTGATGTTCTCTGACAGCAGCTACGGCCCCGCCGATGACCAGGCCCTGGCTGATGTGCTGGCTCGCTATGGCGATCGCGTGGTACTGGCTACTACCGTGGATGATGCCAACATGAGCGAGGGCGAGTATGTCAATCCGACTCGGCCCCTCACTAAACTGCTCAATACCCCCGTTTATATCGGTAACGTCAACTTCCCCACCGAGCTCGATGGCCGTATTCACCGCCATGGGCGCGCCTACTTAAATGACCTGATCGCGAGAGAGGCTGATCTCGACCGTGACACGATCGAAAGTGAGGTCGAGAACACCCAGTCATTTGCTGAGGCCACCCTCGATGCTGCTGGGGTTAGTCATCCCCTCTATAAGGGCGACTTTATGGACTTTTATGGGCCTACTCGCAGTTTTACCCACATCCCCTTTTGGCATGTCCTTGACCCTGACCCTTGGGCCAATTACCTCGATAACGGGCGCTATTTTGAAGACAAGATCGTGCTGATTGGCGGCACTGCTAAGTTCCTCCAAGACTTTCACCAAGCCCCTTTTTCAGAAACCTTGCTGCACCCCGAGACCATGGCCGGGGTCGAAATTTTGGCCACCGATATTGCTAACCTGCGCGATGGCCAAGCCCTGCGCATAGGAATTCCTAACCCTTGGCTGCGGGGGCTGCTGGTGTTGGGTAGCGGGGCCGGGTTTGTGCTGCTGCTGCGGCGGTTTAATCGCCCCATTGCCCGCCTAGGCTGGACGGCGGCCAGCCTAGGCGGCTGGTTTTGGGTGAGCTACGGGGCCTTTGTGGGGGCAGGTTTGTTGCTGCCTACAGGCGCTCCTATCGTGGGATTGATGGTGCTGGGCAGCACCTACATCGTGGCCGATATTGTGACCGAGCAGCTGCGCAAACAGCGCCTGCGTCAAACTCTAGAGCAGTACGTTACTTCCCCAATTGTGCAGGAAATCATCAGTCAGCAAGACGACCTGCAAGACCTGCTCAAGCTGCGGGAGGCGGAGGTGATCGGCCTGCTGCTGGCCAACCGCTACCGCATTGTGCGGCTGCTGGGGTCAGGGGGCTTTGGCGAAACCTACGTGGCCGAAGACACCCAGCGCCCTGGTTCGCCCATTTGCGTGGTGAAGCAGCTGCGGATTATTAGCGATGATCCGAGGGCGCACCGCTTGGGCAGGCGCTTTTTCCAGGGCGAAGCCGAAACTCTCGAAAAACTGGGTCACCATCCGCAAATTCCGCGGCTTTTAGCCTATTTTGAGGCACAAAATTCTTTCTACTTGGTTGAAGAAATGATTGAGGGTTGCCTGCTCAAGGATGAGCTAGCCTCCCGCCGGCCGATGCCTCAGGCCTATGTGCTGGACTTGCTGCTAGGGCTGCTGCCGGTGGTGGCCTTTGTGCATGACCAGGGGGTGATTCACCGCGACATCAAGCCGTCTAACATCATTCGTCGCGAGGCGGATGGGCAGCTGGTGCTGATCGATTTTGGCGCTGTCAAGCTAATTTCTAACAAGCTAGCGGATACGGGGGTGAATCTCACCTCTACCTCCACTATTGGAGTGGGCACCCAGGGCTACATGCCCAGCGAACAGTCGGCGGGGTTGCCCAAATTTGGCAGCGACCTCTACGCCCTGGGCATCACTGCCATTGAAGCCCTGACTGGTATCCCAGCCTACGCCCTGCGCCGCGACGTGAACGGGGAACTGCTCTGGCGGCACGAGGCTCCTAACCTCGATCCTAGATTTGGCGACATCGTCACTCGGCTGGTGCTCTATGACTTTACCGATCGCTACCAGCGGGCCGAGGAAGTGCTGGCTGACCTCAGCAGTGTTGAAGTAGTCGTGCGATCGCAGCCCCAGCCTGAGGGCTTGCCTGCCTCAGGAGGAGACACTGTTGTCGGTCTGCCCCCCTACGGCGTGCGTATCGAGAGCGTAGCCACCGACAACATGGATGACCCCGAGGCCGCTGAGGACGACACCCGCATGCTGCCCGGCGATTGGTTTGCCACCGCTGAAGAAGCGTCCTCCAGCGATACTGACACCGGCAGTACCGAAGATAACTCCTGA
- a CDS encoding M16 family metallopeptidase, which translates to MNANSWFMGTRRILRRSMIPLLALAGLLGVLLLTWQPSAIAQTPRYYDELEFPALRDIEIPAYERYELPNGLVVYLLEDHELPLVSGSATFRTGARFEPADKVGLANLTGEAMRLGGTTRLDADALNQQLEQRAASIETGIDISEGSASFSALSEDTAAVFELFADVVQRPAFADDKIDLLKRQYGGGIARRNDDPDGITSREFRKLVYGADSPYARTIEYATLAAIGQEDIEQFYQASIRPEHTILGVVGDFDSAQMKQWIADYFGEWQGVGEALEDTLPSVEQAKAGVFVVSQPQLTQSYVELGHLGGQLNYPDHAALAVMNEVLNGFSGRLFNEVRSRQGLAYSVYAYWAPRYDHPGLFIGGGQTRSEATVPFIQSTLAEINRIRTTTITDVELAQAKDAVLNSFVFNFQSPGQTLARLIRYEYYGYPQDFVFQFQDQVREATAAQVQAAAQARLNPDQLVILVVGNPAEIQPGLDALAPNITVTPIDITIPQPQA; encoded by the coding sequence ATGAACGCGAACAGCTGGTTTATGGGTACCCGTCGCATCTTACGGCGGAGCATGATACCGCTGCTGGCCCTGGCTGGGCTGTTGGGGGTGCTGCTGCTGACCTGGCAGCCCTCGGCTATTGCCCAAACCCCTCGCTACTATGACGAGCTAGAGTTTCCGGCCCTGCGAGATATTGAGATTCCGGCCTATGAGCGCTATGAGTTGCCCAATGGCTTGGTGGTGTACCTGCTTGAAGACCATGAGTTGCCGCTGGTGAGCGGCAGTGCTACCTTTCGTACCGGAGCGCGGTTTGAGCCTGCGGACAAAGTCGGGCTGGCCAATCTAACCGGCGAAGCCATGCGACTGGGGGGCACTACCCGCCTAGATGCTGACGCTCTCAACCAGCAGTTGGAGCAGCGGGCCGCGTCGATCGAAACCGGCATTGACATAAGTGAAGGCAGCGCCAGCTTTAGTGCCCTCAGTGAAGACACCGCAGCGGTATTTGAACTGTTTGCCGATGTTGTGCAGCGGCCCGCCTTTGCCGACGACAAGATCGATTTGCTCAAGCGCCAGTATGGTGGCGGCATTGCTCGTCGCAACGATGACCCAGACGGTATTACTAGCCGCGAGTTTCGCAAGCTGGTGTACGGGGCCGATAGCCCCTACGCTCGCACCATTGAGTACGCAACGCTGGCAGCGATTGGCCAGGAGGATATTGAGCAGTTTTATCAGGCTTCTATTCGCCCCGAGCACACCATTTTGGGCGTTGTGGGTGACTTTGACAGCGCCCAGATGAAGCAGTGGATTGCTGATTATTTTGGCGAGTGGCAGGGTGTTGGAGAGGCGTTAGAGGATACGTTGCCGTCGGTGGAGCAGGCGAAGGCTGGCGTGTTTGTGGTGTCCCAACCCCAGCTGACTCAGAGCTATGTTGAGCTGGGTCACCTGGGTGGGCAGCTTAACTACCCCGACCATGCCGCTCTAGCGGTGATGAACGAGGTACTGAACGGCTTTAGCGGCAGGTTGTTTAACGAGGTGCGATCGCGCCAAGGCCTGGCCTACTCGGTCTACGCCTACTGGGCGCCTCGCTATGACCACCCCGGACTCTTTATTGGCGGGGGGCAAACCCGCTCTGAGGCCACAGTGCCTTTTATTCAGTCGACGCTGGCTGAGATCAACCGCATCCGCACGACGACTATTACCGATGTAGAGCTAGCGCAAGCAAAAGATGCCGTGCTCAACAGCTTTGTGTTTAACTTCCAAAGCCCTGGCCAAACCCTAGCTCGGCTGATTCGCTACGAGTACTACGGCTACCCCCAAGACTTTGTGTTTCAGTTTCAAGACCAGGTGCGCGAAGCAACGGCCGCCCAGGTACAGGCGGCTGCCCAGGCTAGGCTCAACCCAGACCAGCTGGTGATTCTAGTGGTTGGCAATCCGGCAGAAATTCAGCCGGGTCTCGACGCCTTGGCCCCAAATATTACGGTCACTCCGATCGATATCACTATTCCCCAGCCCCAGGCTTAG
- a CDS encoding M16 family metallopeptidase: protein MLVGLVALVGLWLWWPIAPAAARAPVQTAQAIQPYLDRVADAVTEFTLENGMKFIVLERHQAPVVSFMIHANVGAVDETDGKTGVAHYLEHLAFKGTSRIGTKDFAAEQQLMTQLDAVFNDLLAAQTAGDTAKAAELQEELAALQKQAASFVEQNQYGQIIQQAGGVGLNATTSADETRYFYSLPANKLELWMSLESERFLDPVFREFYEEKDVILEERRMRVDNSPIGTMIERFLEEAFVSHPYRRPVIGYQDDLFVATREDVQTFYDTYYGPANLTAAVVGDVDPAEVKRLAEVYFSRYTPRAVPPEPAIDEPPQTEPKEFSLALPSEPWYLEGYHRPSLRHPDHVIYGMIESLLMGGRTSRIYKTVVDEARIALDIGSLNGFPGDRYDNIFLIYGLTAPGHTPEEIGTLFAQEIDRIKQEPVSPEELDRVKTQARAGLLQSLASNGGMASLLAEYQAKTGDWRNIFNNLKAIEAVSVADIQRVAQTLFRPESRTVGKLVQAPSAE from the coding sequence ATGTTAGTGGGTTTAGTAGCGCTAGTTGGCCTTTGGCTGTGGTGGCCCATTGCTCCAGCGGCGGCGCGGGCACCCGTGCAGACGGCCCAGGCCATTCAACCCTACCTGGATCGGGTAGCGGATGCCGTTACCGAGTTTACGCTCGAGAACGGGATGAAATTCATCGTGCTAGAGCGGCACCAGGCTCCGGTGGTGTCATTTATGATTCACGCCAACGTAGGCGCGGTGGATGAAACCGACGGCAAAACCGGTGTGGCCCACTATTTAGAGCACCTGGCATTTAAGGGTACTAGCCGCATTGGCACCAAAGACTTTGCCGCTGAGCAGCAGTTAATGACCCAGCTCGATGCAGTATTTAACGATCTGCTGGCAGCCCAAACAGCCGGTGATACGGCCAAAGCTGCTGAGCTACAGGAGGAGTTGGCGGCATTGCAGAAGCAGGCGGCCAGCTTTGTGGAGCAAAATCAGTACGGCCAGATCATTCAGCAGGCGGGAGGGGTCGGCCTCAACGCTACTACGTCTGCCGATGAGACACGTTATTTCTACAGCTTACCTGCCAACAAGCTGGAGCTGTGGATGTCGCTGGAGTCGGAGCGGTTTCTTGACCCGGTGTTTCGCGAGTTTTACGAAGAGAAGGATGTCATTCTTGAAGAGCGCCGCATGCGGGTAGATAACTCCCCGATTGGCACAATGATCGAGCGGTTTCTCGAGGAGGCGTTTGTCAGCCACCCCTACCGTCGCCCCGTGATTGGCTACCAGGATGACCTCTTTGTGGCCACCCGTGAGGATGTGCAAACCTTTTATGACACCTACTATGGTCCTGCCAACCTGACCGCTGCGGTAGTAGGCGATGTTGACCCCGCTGAGGTGAAGCGCCTAGCTGAGGTTTACTTTAGTCGCTATACTCCTCGGGCGGTACCTCCCGAGCCTGCTATTGATGAACCACCTCAGACTGAGCCCAAGGAATTTTCGCTGGCACTGCCCTCGGAGCCCTGGTATCTAGAGGGGTATCATCGGCCTAGCCTGCGCCACCCTGACCATGTGATTTACGGCATGATCGAGAGTCTGTTGATGGGCGGGCGGACGTCTAGAATCTACAAAACTGTGGTAGACGAGGCTCGTATTGCCTTGGATATTGGCAGTTTGAATGGCTTTCCGGGCGATCGCTACGACAATATCTTTTTGATCTATGGCCTTACGGCCCCCGGCCACACCCCCGAGGAGATTGGCACCCTGTTTGCCCAGGAGATTGATCGGATTAAGCAGGAGCCCGTTAGCCCTGAAGAGCTAGATCGAGTAAAAACCCAGGCTCGGGCGGGTCTGCTGCAAAGTTTGGCTTCTAATGGCGGTATGGCTTCGCTGTTAGCTGAGTACCAGGCTAAAACCGGCGATTGGCGCAATATCTTTAACAACCTCAAAGCCATTGAGGCGGTGTCAGTGGCCGATATTCAGCGGGTCGCGCAGACTCTATTTCGGCCCGAAAGCCGCACCGTAGGCAAGCTAGTGCAGGCTCCGTCTGCCGAGTAG
- a CDS encoding MlaE family lipid ABC transporter permease subunit, giving the protein MADSTNLKLWTQRALAATFLAGQVVIHLISRPVHRRNTLDQMAAVGPASLLIALITAAFVGMVFTIQVTREFLNFGAGAAVGGVLALTLARELGPVLTAVIIAGRVGSAFAAEIGTMRVTEQIDALQILKTDPIDYLVIPRVIACALMLPLLNVLSFITGMTGGLLIATSQYGIPSSVFLDSAQNFLSIWDLVSSLIKAFFFGILIAIIGTSWGLTTTGGAKGVGQSTTTAVVTALLAIFISNFFLSWLMFQGTGSAVMNNF; this is encoded by the coding sequence GTGGCAGATAGCACAAACCTGAAGCTATGGACCCAACGAGCTCTAGCCGCGACCTTTTTAGCAGGTCAGGTTGTCATTCACTTGATTTCTCGTCCGGTACATCGGCGCAATACTCTAGATCAAATGGCTGCGGTAGGGCCTGCGTCACTGCTGATTGCTCTCATCACAGCAGCCTTCGTAGGCATGGTGTTTACCATTCAGGTGACGCGAGAATTTTTAAACTTTGGGGCTGGAGCGGCGGTGGGTGGCGTGCTGGCCCTCACCCTAGCCCGAGAGCTTGGCCCGGTGCTGACAGCAGTGATTATTGCTGGGCGGGTGGGGTCAGCTTTTGCGGCCGAAATTGGCACCATGCGCGTTACTGAGCAAATCGACGCCCTGCAAATTCTCAAAACTGACCCCATCGACTACCTAGTGATTCCTCGGGTCATTGCCTGCGCCCTGATGCTGCCTCTGCTGAACGTGCTGTCATTCATCACCGGCATGACCGGCGGGCTGTTGATTGCCACTAGTCAGTACGGCATCCCCTCTTCAGTCTTTTTAGATTCAGCCCAAAACTTTCTGTCGATTTGGGATTTGGTAAGCTCGCTAATCAAGGCGTTTTTCTTTGGCATTCTAATTGCCATCATTGGTACTAGTTGGGGCCTAACCACTACTGGTGGTGCCAAAGGCGTTGGGCAATCTACCACCACTGCAGTAGTAACGGCACTGCTAGCTATTTTCATCAGCAACTTTTTCCTCTCGTGGCTCATGTTCCAAGGCACCGGCAGCGCTGTGATGAATAACTTTTAA
- a CDS encoding DUF3119 family protein, which translates to MTSTPTATHTNLPPSYRIPLTVISLGILLAFGKIWLGALVGIFGVFLLVQAVTLTLRFTDSALDIYRRDTLIRHFPYAEWQHWEIFWGPVPVLFYFREINSIHFLPIIFSPSELRTCLETHCAAAKEE; encoded by the coding sequence GTGACCTCTACCCCTACAGCAACCCATACCAACCTACCTCCCAGCTACCGCATCCCCCTGACCGTAATCAGCCTCGGAATATTGCTGGCGTTTGGGAAAATCTGGTTAGGAGCATTGGTAGGTATCTTCGGCGTGTTTTTGCTAGTGCAGGCCGTGACGCTTACGCTACGGTTTACTGATAGTGCGCTAGATATTTACCGACGCGATACGCTGATTCGTCACTTTCCCTATGCGGAGTGGCAGCACTGGGAAATCTTTTGGGGACCAGTGCCCGTGCTGTTCTACTTTCGTGAGATCAACAGCATCCACTTTTTACCGATCATATTTAGCCCCAGCGAATTGCGTACCTGCCTCGAAACCCACTGCGCGGCTGCCAAAGAAGAGTAA
- a CDS encoding DUF3086 domain-containing protein, which produces MGSDSTGLKSDWSNRLDALRQQETDLKRSIADLQATYNRLTQDQFQKIQADIGRMVQQGTADLEQRKRNLQKEIETLERRQERIQAEMRTTFAGASQDLAVRVQGFKDYLVGSLQDLAVAADQLDITPAARSTPASRIDARDGSAADARFESGAERSAPRPSPRRAAAESSAQPAFASNAFQDQTERIRSLLDQYRMRPDYYGPLWQLRRTFEPIHAERVSNWFFAQGGRGAVKSMGSRLQNVLVASSALSILHALYGNRLRTLVLSNSPERLGEWRRGLQDCLGISRADFGTGQGVMLFDAPEPLAQRADRISADNGLPFIVVDEAESVISLALLQFPLWLAFAPDPMNPVAEYDY; this is translated from the coding sequence TTGGGTTCGGATTCAACGGGTCTCAAATCAGACTGGAGCAATCGCCTTGACGCTCTACGCCAGCAGGAGACTGACCTCAAGCGCAGCATTGCTGACCTGCAAGCAACCTACAACCGCTTGACTCAAGACCAGTTTCAAAAAATTCAGGCTGACATTGGCCGGATGGTGCAGCAGGGCACAGCAGACTTAGAGCAGCGCAAGCGCAATCTGCAAAAAGAAATTGAAACGCTAGAGCGTCGTCAGGAGCGCATTCAGGCCGAGATGCGCACTACCTTTGCCGGTGCATCCCAAGATTTAGCGGTACGGGTGCAGGGCTTTAAAGACTATTTGGTAGGTAGCCTGCAAGATTTGGCAGTGGCGGCAGACCAGCTCGATATCACTCCAGCAGCTCGCTCTACCCCGGCGTCGAGGATAGACGCTAGGGATGGCTCTGCAGCGGATGCTCGTTTCGAGTCTGGTGCCGAACGCTCCGCCCCTCGCCCGTCTCCCCGCCGAGCTGCTGCCGAGTCGTCGGCTCAGCCAGCCTTTGCCTCGAATGCTTTTCAAGACCAAACGGAGCGTATTCGCAGCCTGCTTGACCAGTACCGCATGCGTCCCGATTACTACGGCCCCCTTTGGCAGCTGCGCCGCACCTTTGAACCCATCCACGCCGAGCGGGTTTCTAACTGGTTCTTTGCCCAAGGCGGACGGGGAGCGGTTAAGAGCATGGGCAGCCGTCTGCAAAACGTGCTGGTGGCTTCGTCGGCGCTGTCGATTTTGCATGCTCTTTACGGCAATCGCCTACGCACCCTAGTGCTCTCTAATAGCCCCGAGCGTTTGGGAGAATGGCGGCGGGGGCTGCAAGACTGTTTGGGCATTTCCCGTGCGGATTTTGGTACTGGCCAGGGGGTCATGCTGTTTGATGCACCAGAGCCTCTAGCTCAGCGAGCCGATCGCATCTCCGCTGACAACGGTCTACCCTTTATTGTGGTAGACGAAGCTGAGTCAGTGATTAGTTTGGCGCTGCTGCAATTTCCGCTATGGCTAGCCTTTGCTCCCGACCCCATGAATCCAGTAGCTGAGTACGACTACTAG
- a CDS encoding UDP-N-acetylmuramoyl-tripeptide--D-alanyl-D-alanine ligase: MGFSSLATLAAAIQAPLDYVLPAHREDCVANITTDSRDIRENALFVALTGDRFDGHSFVEAAIAQGAIAAVVEQDKLIPHLPCLPVADTLVAYQALGHWWRTQQQASIVAITGSVGKTTTKELLAAALGTQGAVHKTQANYNNDIGVPKTLLQLRPDHAFGVIEMGMRGPGEIARLARIAVPDVAVITNVGTAHIGRLGSEQAIADAKCELLAESPQSIAVLNHDNARLLTTARTVWAGRTITFGLEGGDVQGQLVDPGTLEVQGVHLPLPLPGRHNALNLLAAIAVMQALNLDWRVLSQGISVDLPSGRARQILLPDDIVLLDETYNAGVESMTAALHLLAETPGQRRIAVLGTMKELGERSVDLHRQVGQVVDNLGLDALLTLADPDESLALAEGAASVKTVSFADHQSLAQHLEGMLQPGDRVLLKASRSVALDRVVETLAKVFSD; the protein is encoded by the coding sequence ATGGGCTTTTCATCACTAGCTACTCTGGCTGCAGCTATACAGGCACCTCTAGATTATGTGCTGCCTGCTCACCGAGAAGATTGTGTAGCAAATATTACTACTGATAGCCGCGATATCCGGGAAAACGCTCTTTTCGTCGCTCTGACGGGCGATCGTTTTGATGGGCATAGCTTTGTTGAAGCGGCGATCGCTCAGGGTGCCATAGCTGCGGTGGTCGAGCAAGATAAGCTCATACCCCATCTGCCTTGCCTGCCGGTGGCCGATACCCTGGTGGCATACCAGGCCCTAGGGCACTGGTGGCGTACCCAACAGCAAGCCAGCATCGTAGCGATTACTGGGTCGGTGGGCAAAACCACCACCAAGGAACTGCTGGCGGCGGCCTTAGGCACCCAAGGAGCGGTGCACAAAACCCAGGCTAACTACAACAACGACATTGGGGTTCCCAAAACGCTGCTTCAACTTCGACCCGACCATGCCTTTGGGGTGATCGAAATGGGCATGCGGGGGCCGGGGGAGATTGCCCGGTTAGCCCGCATCGCTGTACCCGATGTGGCGGTCATTACCAACGTGGGTACGGCCCACATTGGCCGTCTGGGGTCGGAGCAGGCCATTGCTGACGCCAAGTGCGAGCTGCTAGCCGAGTCGCCCCAGAGCATTGCCGTGCTCAACCATGACAACGCTAGGCTCCTAACCACTGCCCGCACCGTATGGGCAGGGCGCACCATCACCTTTGGCCTGGAGGGCGGCGACGTTCAGGGTCAGCTGGTTGATCCTGGAACCCTAGAGGTACAAGGTGTACATTTACCGCTGCCGCTGCCAGGTCGCCACAATGCCCTAAACCTGTTGGCGGCGATCGCCGTTATGCAGGCTCTCAACCTCGACTGGCGGGTGCTCAGCCAAGGCATTTCAGTAGACTTGCCCAGCGGTCGGGCGCGACAAATTCTGTTGCCGGACGACATTGTGCTGCTCGATGAAACCTACAACGCGGGGGTAGAGTCAATGACGGCGGCCCTTCATTTGCTAGCCGAGACCCCTGGCCAACGCCGGATTGCCGTGCTGGGCACGATGAAAGAGCTAGGAGAGCGATCGGTCGATTTGCACCGCCAAGTTGGGCAGGTCGTGGACAATTTGGGACTGGATGCCCTGCTCACTCTGGCTGACCCTGACGAATCCTTGGCTTTGGCGGAGGGGGCAGCGAGCGTTAAGACCGTGAGCTTCGCCGATCACCAATCTCTAGCCCAGCATCTGGAAGGGATGCTGCAACCGGGCGATCGCGTCTTGCTCAAAGCCTCGCGATCGGTGGCCCTCGATCGGGTAGTTGAAACCTTGGCAAAGGTCTTTAGCGACTGA
- a CDS encoding DoxX family protein has translation MIAQQRLLALGGLALQPNQSTNTAFQISWTILRVVAGIVMVHNGLDKLANIESFANAYVAYLGLPFPITLSYMAAFTELIGAPLVALGLFTRPAAMGLVFTMLVAMYHHVKVAGFSIPYLELSALYAATFLFFVINGGGRFSLDAVLANVFNRLRTNQTDGKRASLEDVFRRSDEVKSGTKSAS, from the coding sequence ATGATTGCCCAGCAACGCCTTCTAGCCTTGGGCGGCCTTGCGCTTCAGCCCAATCAGTCCACCAACACCGCTTTTCAGATTTCTTGGACAATTCTGAGAGTGGTTGCCGGTATTGTTATGGTTCATAACGGCCTTGACAAACTAGCCAACATCGAGAGCTTTGCCAATGCCTACGTGGCTTATCTAGGTCTGCCTTTCCCCATCACTCTGAGCTACATGGCGGCCTTCACTGAGCTAATTGGTGCGCCTTTGGTAGCCCTGGGGCTGTTTACTCGTCCTGCCGCCATGGGGCTTGTTTTCACTATGCTGGTGGCGATGTATCACCACGTCAAGGTAGCGGGTTTCAGTATTCCTTACCTGGAGCTGTCTGCCCTCTACGCCGCCACCTTTCTGTTCTTTGTAATCAATGGTGGTGGTCGATTCTCCCTAGATGCGGTGCTGGCTAATGTGTTCAACAGGCTGCGCACCAACCAAACCGACGGTAAGCGCGCCTCCTTAGAAGATGTTTTTCGACGGTCGGATGAGGTTAAGTCTGGCACCAAATCGGCTTCATAA